ACGATCTCGAAGCCGTGCCGGCGAAAGACGGCTTCCACCTCCTCGGCGTTCGTGATGTTACGCCCCGCGGATCGACCGAGATAAAGCTTTCGCCCCGGCGGGGTGCCGGGCGCCGGCGCGGCGTCGAGCACCCGCCCGCGCAGCCAGGACAGGCTCGCGTGATTGACAGCGGCAACCGTCCAGAACTCGACATCGGGCGTGTCTGGAATGAAGGTCATCAAGGATGGAACGTAGAGCGTCTTCACGTCGAGCCGCTTGCCGTGCTCTCGAATCGTGAATGGGCGGCTCGGGAAGAGCAGCTTGAGGGCGTCCATTTCCTGTGGGAACAGATCGTCACTCAGGATGAGCGGCACATCCTGCGGTATCGACGCGTTGTCGACGATATAGCCCTTCGTGGCGTACTCGATCAGGAAGTGGAAGTAGTTCGCACCGCATCGCCCGATCAGAAGGATGCCCGCATCGATCGCCCGATCGGCATCCTGCGGGACACGGGCCAGGACCCGGTCGCCCTTGGAGCCGAAGCAGGTGATGACGAACTCGCACTGGCGGCTCGTGTAGCGGAATGTCGGGTCCGCCTCCGGCTCGTAGACCACGAAGGCAGAATGGGAGACGACCTGAGCGAAGCCGAAGATCGACGCGTCCAGGATCGTCGCGCACCAGAGTTCCGGCCTGCACAGTCGACGAGCAGTCGGAGGCTGAGCGGACAGGGCGACCTCTGGATCCGCGAAGTCGAACACGCCGGCTTCCGCGATGCTGCGGCAGTCGATCCAGGGCACCGCATCCTGCCCGATCCGCACCACCGGGTAAATCGAGCCGAGATCAGTGCCCGCTCCCCCGCTCGGACGTGCGGGCGATGCGGACCGCACGGCGAGGAAGCGCGCAAGCGCGAGCGCTAGCCGAAGCTGCAGGCCGAAGCCGCGTCGGGTCGCGAGCTGGTTGATGCGGTAGCGGAAGCAGTCCGTGATGTCCTGACGGCGCTGCCCGAGCATCGCCAGAACGGCGACTAGCACGGGCGACCACGCGTAGATCCGCGCCTCCATGCGCACGTTGGGCGCGCGCAACGGCGCCGCGGACCAGTGTCGGGCGAAATGGGCGACCGGATCGACGCCCGCCGCCGCCACATCGGCATTTCGCGTCAGATAATAGTCACTGTCGACAATCCGGCGCGCGATCCGTAAGGCAAACCACTCCAACATCGCTGAGATATGTATCCTCTACGTCGAACGACGCATCATGCAGCCGGAATCGGGTGTCCAGCACCGTCGCTCGTCGCCGCACCGATCAGGAGGTCTGCAACAAGGCGGAGTGCCGCTCAATGGCCGACGCATGCGCCGACCTGAACGCGTCATAAGCTTCGCGACTGAAGTGAAAGAAATAATCTTGCTCACCCTCGTCGACGATCTTCGCGCCTGAACGAAGGTGGAAATTGATCACGCTCTCATTTTCGCGACGCACGTCGAAATGACAATGCTCAAAGCCGAGATGCTCAAATCCCAGTTCGTAGATCACGAGCGCGGAGTAACCTGCGAGGCCGACGACCGGAGGAGGCGCGATGATCCAGCTGCCCCAACAGAATGACTTCAATCCCTTGATGATCCGAAAATCGTACATCCGGACCGTGCCGCGATCCTGACCATCGGAAACGATGATGAAATAGTACTGTCTGCCTGCGGCCTCGTCGTTCTTGTATCGCGTGAGCCACGCTGCCTGCTCTTCCACTGTGGTGGGTGGCGCGTTGAGGAAACGGCTGAGACGGTTATCAGAGCGCAACCGGTAGATCAGAACCGCGTCGCTCGGCTCAGCCAGCCGCAGATGCGAGCGCCGCCGGCTGTCCAGCGGACGCGTTTCACGGATCCGGTCGATGGGCATGTGCATACGGGATAGATACGCCTCTGTGAGTGGAACGCGACGAACGCACGGATTTCGGCAAGTCCTGCCACGCGCAGAGGCCCTTGTCACGCGACGCCTCTGGGACGGTCTGCCGTGGTGCCGACACGTCGTGAGCCATTGGGTTAGACGCGGACGAGGGTCACGCATCCCGGTATAGGATGACTTGGGCTACCGCCGGGTCCGTAAAGTGGGCGAAGCCACCAATCTTCAATGTGGCGTTGACGATCCGCTTCAGATTCGCAGCGTCGGGCCCTGAACCCGTGGCCCGGACCGCCAGGAGACGTGCAACCCAGCGAGCGAAACGGAACTCCAGACCCAGATCGCCGCACCAGAGCTCTTGATAATGGGCGACGAAACATTGGACTCAGTCGTCGCGCCGGATCGGCAGGACTACGGCCGCCAGCGCCAGGAACGGTGAGAGCCTGATGATGGCCCGCTCCATGGTCGCCGCGCAGATGGGCACGGCATGCCCGCATTCGGCGAAGTGTCGGATCGGATCGACTCCGGCCGCGCGGGCGTCTGGATAGCAGTTGAGATAATACTCGGCATCGACCGGTTTCCGCGCCAGAAACAGGCTGACGCGTGCGCGCAAACTGGAGATGAGGACGGCACTCATACCAATCCCTTCGTGCGTCGGGCGCTCAAGGGCCGGATCGAGAAACACTCATTATCCCGACGCCGGCCGATCTCAGGCTGCGTGCACAGCACCGACGGCGCCGTCCATCACGATGTGACGAAGGATCTGGCAGATTCGCTCCGCGTTGGCAGTCCCGAGCTCGCCGTAGAAGGGCAGGCAGAGGACTTGGTTGCCCACTCTGTTGGCCACCGGCAGATTGTCGCTCGCACTGTCCGGAAAGAGACGGTAGGGCTCATACTGGCTGCACAGCGGATAGAAATAGCGACGCGCGAAGACATTGTAGTGCTTGAGGCGGTCGTAAACCTCGTCACGGCTCACGCCTGCGACGGCCCGGTCGATTCGAAGACAGTAATATTGCAGGCTGTCGGTATCGAGGTCCAGCGGCCGTGAAACGGTGATGCCGGGCACACCGCCGAGGTGATCCCGGTACACATGCGCGAGGTCCAGCCGCTTTGCCTTCTCGGTCGCGATCGCATCGACCAAGCACAGGCCCATGGCGGCCTGAATCTCGTTCATCTTGCTGTTGATGCCGACAGCCTTGACGGTTACCTCGTCGGCGATCCCGAAATTCTTGAGCAGCTCCATTCGCCGCTTCACGTCTCCGTCGTTCGTGACCACGGCCCCGCCCTCCGCGGTGTGGAAGAGCTTTGTGGCGTGGAAGCTGAACATGGTCGCGTCGCCGTAGCTCGCGACGGGCCGGCCGTTGACCCGCGTCCCGAAAGCGTGGGCGCCGTCGTACAGCACCTTGAGGCAATGCTTGCGCGCGATCCGCTCGATAGCCTCGACGTCACACGGATTGCCGTAGACGTGAACCGCGAGGATGCCGGTGGTGCGCTCCGTGATCGCGGCCTCGATCCGGGCCGGATCGAGAGTCATCGAATGCTCCTCGATGTCGGCGAAGACCGGCCGGATGCCATGCCAGGCAAGCACGTGCGGCGTCGCCGCGAACGTGAAGGGGGTGGTGATGACCTCGCCCGAAAGGTCGAAGGCCTTGACCGCCGTCATCAGGGCGTTGGTGCCGTTGTTGAACAGCGCGATGTGGCCGTCGCCCAAGTGCGCGTGGAGCCGCTTCTCCAGCTCCACGTGCTGCGGCCCGCCGTTCGAGAGAATGGCACACTGCCAGATCGCCTCCAGATGCTTCGTGAAGACCGCGAGTTCGGGCAGCATCGGACGGGTCACGTAGATCGGCTGCTCGAACGATCGCGGCTCAGCGCTCATGGAACCTCCTCGCGATGTTCGGACGCGAGGCCGACCATCTGAACAAATCGAATTTGGAAAGACTGAACTGACGCAGCAATCGGGCGGAGCTGAGGCCGATCAGGCCGGTTTCGGCGCCGGGGCCACGATGTCCGCCCGGGGCCAGATCGTGGCGTTGTCGGGCAGGGCGCGCAGGACGTTGCAACCCATGCCGACCGTGACGCCCTGACCCAGGGTGAGGCCCTGAAGAACCTTAGCGAGCGGCCCGACGAGGCTGTCGGCGCCGATCGTGCAGCGGCCGCCGACGAAAGCGCCCGGCGAGATCGTGGTATTGTCGCCGACGACCGTGTCGTGGCCGACGATGGCCGCCGAGTTCAGCACGCAGAAGCGCCCGAGCCGGGCATCGGCGTTGACGATCACCCCGTGCGCCACGAAGGCGCCGGCGCCGACCGCGACGTCCGGGCTCACGATCGCGCGGGGCGAGACGAGGGCGGGGCAGGGGAGGCCGTGCCGGTCGAGCCACGCGATCAGCTCGGCCCGCGCCCGGATCGCGTGCCGGCTCACGCCGCCGACCGCCAGGACGACGCCGTCATACTCCGCCCGGTCGGCGAGCAGCGCGTCGAGATAGCCGCGGTAGCGGCCGACCTGGACCTCCGGAGCGGTGGAATAGGTATCCTCGACCGTGTGGCCGAGGGCGCGCGCGATCTCGGCGATCTCCTTGGAGAAGCCGCCGCCGCCGATCAGCGCGAGCCGCTGCCCCGGCCCGGTCACAGCACGGCCCCGCCGTCGACCCGCAGGATCTCGCCGGTGACGTGCCGGGCCTGGGGCGACATCAGGAACGCGATGGCGTCGACCACGGATTCGACGGTCGCGGCGCCCGCGGGGCTGCGCTTCTCCAGCGCGTCCTTGAAGTCCGCACCGTACAGGCGGGCATGGGCCTGGGTCATCTCGGTATCGAGCCAGCCGGGGGCGACGCCGACCGCGCGCCGGGGAGCGAGTTCCCGGGCCAAGCCCTTGATCAGGGCGTCGAGGCCCGCCTTGGAGGCGGCGTAGGGCACGATCGCCGGCTCGGGCCGCTGCGCCGCGACGGACGAGACCGCGCAGAAGACCGCGTCCCGGGTCGAGACGCGGGCGCTGCCGAAGGCGGCGGCGAACAGGGTCGGCGCGACGAGGTTGGTGCGATAGAGGCGCTCGACCTCCTCCACGCCCAGGCTGCGCATCGGCTTGATGACCTGAACGCCCGCGCAGTACACGAGCCCGGTCAGGAGACCCCGCTCGGCGACCGCCGCCTGCAGTACGCCGCCGATCGCCGGCAGGTCGGTGACGTCGGCCGAGACGGCGGCGCAGCCGAGCGCCTCCAGCTCGGCGAGCCGGTCCGCCCGCCGGGCGAGGGCGGTGATCCGCACCCCGCCCGCGCGGAGGCGCTCGGCGACGGCGCGACCGATGCCGCTGCTTGCCCCGACGACGAGGACGTGCGCCCCTAACTCCGACACCGGCTCAGGCCTGCAGCTTCGCGCCGGCCAGCGCGATCAGGTCGTCGGTGGTCGCCGCCCCCGCGATCCGCTGCGGATCCACCTCGAGGCCCAGCGTGTCGTAGAGCGCCATGATGTTGAGGATGCCGAGCGAGTCGAAGGTCTCGATCTCCCCGAGGCTCTGCCCGCGGGCGAGCGGCCCCGGCTGGTCGAGGATCGTACCGAGCTCGTCCAGGAATGCGCCCTCGGTCATCGGGTGGTCTCCTCGTAGGTCAGGACCGGGGGCGCGAAGATCCGGTCGGTGGTGATCGTGCAGGCTCCCCAGCTTAGCCCGACCCCGAAGCCGGCGAGCAGCGAGCGCACCCGCCGACCCGCATAGGCCTCCGCGAGGAAGCCCGAGATCGTGCCGGGGATCGAGGCCGAGTTCTGGTTGCCGTAGACCGACTGGGTGCCGGTCGGGAGCTTGCTGTCGTCGAGTCCCAGGCGGCGCTGGAGGTTCTTGAGGATGTACTTGTTCGGCTGGTGCAGGACCAGGAAGTCGACGTCCTCGGCGCGCGTGTCCGAGAAGGCCAGGATGCCCTCGATCAGCGGCGGGACACGCTTGAGGGTGAAGTTGAAGACCTGCGCCCCGTCCATGTGCATGGTGCCGGGCTTGCCCGCGTCCTCGGCGTCGGCGCGGAGGCCGCTGTGCGGGATGAACAGGGCCTTCTCGCCCGAGCCGTCGCTGTGGAGCTGGAAGAAGCTCTCGCTCTCGCGCCGCTCGATCAGCACCGCGGCGCCGGCGTCACCCATGATCGGCGTGATCGACCGGTCCCCGGTCGCGACCATGCGGCTCGCGACATCGCCGACGCAGAGCAGGACGCGGTTGAGACCGGATTCGACCAGGCTGTAGGCGACCGACAACCCGTAGACAAAGCCGCTGCAGCCGAGGCGAATGTCGAAGCAGAGCGTGTCGGTCCGCATGCCGAGGCGGTGCTGCATCCCGATCGACGTGGACGGCGAGCTGTAATCCGGGGTCTGGGTGACCAGGATCAGGCCGTCGACGGCGTCGGGCGGCAGGTCGAGGCCGCTCAGGAGCTGCCGCGCCGAGTGCAGGCAGAGATCCGCCGTCGTGGTGCTGGGATCGGCGACCACGTGCCGGGTCGAGAAGCCCATGGCCCGCTTGAGGCGCTCCGCCTCCTCGGGTGCGAGCCCGAGGCCGGCCGCCTCGTCGTCGAAGGCCTGGACGCGCGCGCCGATCGTGGTGACAAGCCCCGCGAGGGTCGCGCGCGAGAACCGCAGGTCAGCCATGCTCGACCGTCTCGGCGACGTAGTCGATCCAGCCCTGGAAGCGGCGGAGCGGCGACTTCGTGCTGTCGAGGATGCTCTCGTTGGCGAGCGGCACGTAGCGGCCGACCGTCCGCTCGATCTCGGATTCCGTCTCGAGGAGGAGTTCGACCACCGCGAAGGAATCGAGCCCCTCGTAGACGTCGTCCTCGGGCCCGGGATTCTCCAGATCCGGGCGTCCCCAGGTCTCGACGAGCCGCGCGAAGGTCGCGCGGGCAGCCGCCTCGACGGCGCCGCGGTCACTCCGCGACGATGTGGATGTAGGGGGTGTCATCCGGTCCTCGTGTCAGTCGGTACGTCTTGCCATTGGGGCCAGCGCTGAGGGGTTCGAAGCCGTTGTCGTCCAGGAAGGTCTCGACCATGCGATTCTTCGCGCTCAGGCGATACTGGGCCTTCAGGTTCCGATCGCCCTCCTGCTGGCAGACGTGGCGCAGAATTTGGGCCTCGATGCGGCGTCCGAGGGCCCGGCAGCTCATTAGGAACGTCTCGAGCTCACCGCCCCGGACGATGGCGACCCCGACGATGCCCATGTCGCCGAACCGGTCGACCACCCGGGCGGCGTAGACGCCGCCCTCACGCATGGCGGTCGCGACCTCGTCCTCGGTGTAGCGCCGGGTTGTAAGGTTGAACTGGTTGGTCTTGTTTATCAGCTGCGTGACCCGCCGCAGGGAGCCCGGGTTGTTGCGGGCAACGTGCACGCGGATCTCGAGGGAGGCGAGGTATTCGTCCATCGAGGCGGCGGAGCGCTGAAGCTCCTGGCGCTGGGCCTCGCCGCGGTACTGCTCGGTCTTGGCCAGATCCTCGGCGGTGACGTTGCGAGCGCGTAAGGAAGCGATTCCGTCGAGCAGGCTGAGTGCCTGCTCGGGGCGCGTCCGGTCGAACAGGTGGCACTCGACCCCGGGGAGCCGGGCGCGGACCTCCTCGATCTCAAACGGGTTATCGTCGAGGAAGATGAAGCTGTCGAGGCCGAGGTTCAGGGTCGCCGCGAGGTCGCGGATGTTCTCGCTCTTCTCCGACCAGTTGCTGCGGTAGGCCACGAAATCGTCGAGGTGCAAGGGCATCGCGCGCTGGGCGAAGACCGCGCGGAAATCCTCCTCGTTGTTCTTCGTCACCGCGCAGAGCAGGATCCCGAGGCTCTTCAAGCGCAGGAGCTGGCGCTGGAGCTGAGTGTGGACGATCCCCGGATAGTCGCTGTCGACTTCCAGGTTCTCCACGCCGTCCTCGCCGACGACGCCGCCCCAGAGAGTGTTGTCGGCATCGACCACCACCACCTTGCGCCGCGCCCGCAGCCGCGCCGCGACGGCGTCGGCGTAGCGCTCGACCAGCGCGTCCACGGCGGCCGGGGCGTAGGGCATCTGGTACATGTACCGGTTTCGCTCGCGGAAGGCGTTGGCGAAGCCGAGCAGCGTCAGGGCGCCGGCGGCGTCGACGACGCTGACGCGCTCCTGCGCCCGAGCGAGCTCGAACAGCACCCCGTTGACTTGCGCCAGCGCCTCCAACTGGTCGTGGAGGTCGCTCTCGACGGACGAGACCGGCCTGAACGGCACGGTGTTGAGGATGATCGTCCCCGGCGCCTGGGCGAGCCGCGCCGAAACCAGTTCGGCGAGGCCGCGCGCGCGGGCCACGGCCGCCTCGTCTGGGGCGACGTCAAAGAACCAGCGATGGTCGAGATGCACGATCAGGACGTCGGCCACGGCGGATCCCGCCAGCACCTGCTCGATCTGCCCGATGGGGAGATGCTCGCACGAGACCGTGGCGAGATCCGCGAGGCGGCCCGCCACCTTCCCGAACGGGTTGGTGACGACGTTTCCGACAAAACCGATCGACAGGGCGCGAGCCGTGGTCATCCTCGATACCGGTCCCTGCGACACCCTGCGGATGCCTGCCATCCGGCGATCGACCGGCCCCTTTCCGTGCGTGCGAGCGCCGCCCTCTTGCGAGATCGCGTGCCATAAAGCAAGGGGCCTAGCATCCGGTGGCCAGCCAGTCCGGCCAGGGAGGAGACCGGCCGAGGAGGAGCTGCGCGATGAACGGATCCGGTTCGGACGACGCCGCCGCGACGACGCGGATCTGGAACGAGGCCCATCAGGCCGCTTTCGCGCGGGCCACCGGCGACGTGAACCCGATGCACATGGACGCGCGGATGGCCCGGCGGACGCTGGCCGGCGAGCGGGCCGTCCACGGCGTCCACGCCGCCCTCTGGGCCCTCGATGCCTGCGCCGACGCCCATCCCCTCGACCGGCTCGCGACGCTGCAGATGCGGTTCGAGCGGTTCGTGCTGGTCGGGGACCGCACCGTCCTGACGCTCCACGAGGCGGACGCGGGGCACCTGCGCCTGTCCATAGCGGTGAACGGCGTCCGCACTCTAACGATCCAGGGGACCTTCGCGGCGGAGCGAGCCCCAGCCCGGCCGGTCGATGCGGCGCCGGGCGCGATCCCCGCGGAGCCGGTCGCCCGCGATCCGGCGACGCTGACGGGTCTCGCCGGGGCCTTCGCGCTGCCAAGCCCGGAAGCGATCGCCGCCCTGGCACCGCGCCTCGCCCGCGCCCTCGGTCCCCGCCGGGTCGCGGCCCTGGGGGGCCTCTCGACCTTGGTCGGCATGTTCGTGCCCGGCTTCCACTCGATCCTCTCGAAGATCGACGTGACCGTCACCGAGGGAGGCACCGGTTCGAGCCTCGGCTACGCGGTTAAGCGCTTCCAGCCGATGCTGCAATCGGTGACGCTGGACGCCGTCGGCCCGGGCCTCGTCGCACGGGTTGAGGGCTTCGTCCGCCCGCGGCCGGTGGAGCAGGAGAGCCTGCAGGACCTTGCGGCGCTCGTGGAGCCCGGCGCCTTCGCTGCGGTGTCCGCCCTGATCGTCGGCGGGTCGCGGGGCCTCGGCGCCGCAACCGCCAAGCTGATCGCCGCCGGGGGCGGGGCGGTCTGCATCACCTACGCGTCCGGCGCCGAAGAGGCGGAGACGATCGCCCGGGAAATCCGCGACACCGGCGGGCGCTGCCAAGTCCTCCGCTATGACGCTGCCGAGCCCCCCGCCGCGCAGCTCGCGGCGCTGGCGATGCGGCCGTCGCAGCTCTACCATTTCGCGACGCCCCGCATCTTCCGCCAGAAGCGCGCGCCCTTCGAGCCGGCCTGCCTGGACGAGATGATGCGCGTCTACAACACCGCCTTCTACGAGCTGAGCCAGTTCTGCCTGGAGCGCGGCGACGCGGTGGCGGCCTTCTATCCGTCGACCAGCGCCATCGACGAGGCGCCCCGCGACATCCTGGAATACGTTATGGCCAAGATCGCGGGCGAGACGCTGGCAGCAACCCTGGCGCGCACGCTCCCGAACCTGCGGACGGTGATCGCGCGGCTGCCCCGGGTGAAGACTGATCAGACGGCCACTATCTTCCCCGTGCCAGCCGCCGCCCCGAGCGCGCTAATGCTGCCGATAATCCGCCAGATGTCGGCAATTGCCTGATCCAAGCGTTGTCGGGCATGGGGGACTGCTGGGCCGGACAAGCCCGTCCCAATCCGACGAAGTTCCGTCACCCGTCAGCGGCAGCGGCCTCTCGGACGGGCGCAAGAGCCCGGAAGCTTTAGCGGAGCACCTTCCACAATTGAGGTTAGGGCAGTTTCGGCCGTATGTAGCTTCGTCAGGTCCGCCGCAAACCGCTCGTACTCGCTCAGGAATGTGCGCGGCTGTACCTTGTGCAAGTCCGGAATGTCATGACTGACAGCGTACGTTGCTTTGGGCGTCGATAACTTACCTCCTCGATCCAGCCGCTCGCCAGTGTCGCGGCAGATAACGCCACCGCCGATCAGCCGTTTGAACGGGCTGGCCTTGCCGCCCGGGATCGGGCGGCGGTGGGGATCCGCGATACCAACGTGCCGGTCGCGCACTCGCCGCACCCGCGCGATCACGCCAACGTCGCCCACAGTCTTGGCTGCGTGACAGGGCCGGCACAGCACCTGACAATTCTCCAGCGATGCGTCCTCCGTCAGCGCGGCCGGGACGATGTGGTCGTAATGGAACCGACCGACCTGGAGTGCGCACGGACAGCGGTTGCCGTCCGTAAGCACACCCTCGCAGCGCCCGTCAGCTCGGGCAAGGGCGGCGCGCAGCACCGCCTTGCTGAATTCCCGCCGTGCCATCACATCAATTCGGTAGCAGAGGCATCGGTGGGACCGCCGAGATCAGCCGTGACTGCGACGCGCTCGAGCGCAGTCTCGGTTAACCGATAAGTGTGCAGTTCATGCGCGCCGAGCCTGGCACAGGCCGCGAGCCAGCCGAGAAAGCCGGCATCGTTCGCCTCACAGGCGCGAGCAGCGACGATCAAGGCCTGCCCTTGCGCATTCCGAGCGACGGCGAGGACGACCGCAGCTTGCTCATAGGTGAGGTCAGGTACGTCAAGTGGCTGGACAACCACGACATAGCGTCGGCTTGAGCGTCCGCGCCAAACGCTCATGGCGAGAGCAGGTGCTCCGCGCAAACTCGTGTTTGTGCATAGGCGCTCCTCCCGCACCAGAGAGCGGATGGCGCGGTCAGCCTTTAATTCGCGTAGGGCAGCCGCCCAGGAGATGTTGCGGATCGACATGGCCGCCCTCATGCCGCGAACGATGGGAAGAGCGGGAAGCGCAAATCTGCCGGTCCAAGAGCAACTGGTTCCCCAACACGTATCCGAAAAGGAGAGGGCAGGCGGCAAATTTGGATTGAGGTTTCAATGTGCATGGCAGCGTGCCTCGAGGTCGCGACGGGTCAGCCCCGCCACTGCCCTGACCCCGCACTCGGCCTTATAAGCCTGCGGGGCAATTTGGCTGCCATATCTGGGAAAGTGTGCCTGCAGCGCGCCTCAGCCAGAGTGTAATGCTAAGATCCTTTCTGGTGACCTTCCCTTCATCGATAGTTGTGCCATGCGCTCGATCAAGTTTCTTTCATCGAATTCCAGAGACGAAACTCCCGCCCTCGTTTCGGCACGCGATGCTGCTGCGGCGCAGGTTACGATCATCACTACGCTCGCGCCTCCTTCGATCAGGCGCAGGTCGATCACTCGAGGATCGAAGATGCGGCTCTGCGTAGCCATGATTAAGGCATCTCAACTAGATTCGCAGAAGAAAAATGCTTCGCGGCATGACCATTCATGATCCAATTTTCGCAGCAGTCCAGTCGAATGTTGCCGAATTTCTCCCATCACCTCGGATTGGATCGGCCAGCCCGGGGACTGGTTGCCAGACCGCGGAATCGAACGCGTTTTGCGGCTGATCAGGCTCGGAACAGCGTCAACAATTGACTCGTTTGCCAAACCTTTCAGATGCGCTTGCAGTTTGCCAGTACAGCCCGGCGAGCAGGCGTCGCGCCTAACCTGCATTGCGAACACATATTCCACCAGAGAGCCTTCGCTATCGCGCTGACGGGCGCGATGCGACCGAGATTTTGTCGTTCTCGCATGTGCGCCGCGGCGCAAAAGTGCTTGCTGGCGTGCCCCCGGTCGAACGATCGGTCTACCAACGCCGACGACGCCTTCTTTATGCGGCCCCTCGACTGAAGCTCGTAGTGCGAGTGGCCCTTTGAGAAAGGTGCGAAAATCCCGCCGAGCGTGTCCTTTGCAACCTTGAATAGGAGGCCGGCGCGAGCGACACAGCTCACGCACGTAACTTGAGGTCGGAACGAAGCTCGTCCGCGAAGAGCAGGGTGAATGCTTCACCAGCCGTCGTGTCGTGCTGCAGATGCCGTACTGATTAGGTCCGCCATGGAATCGACTGTGCGAGACGAAATCGCGATTAAGTGCTCGGCAACGGAGCACGTCAGCGTGGCCTACCATGAAAATGCGATTCCGGTCGTCCGGGAGATCGTGATCACGAATGCGTCTGAGCAAGATCTCTTCGATGTTCGACTGCGCATCGAGAGCCGTCCAGCGGTCGTGCAGCCGCTGACGCTGCGCGTCGATCGGATCCCGGTTGGGTCCGACCACCACATCGAGACGCCGGACCTCCGCCTCGATGGCGCGCTGCTAGCAGGGTTCACTGAAGCCAGCCGCTTGGAACTGACGGCGATCCTGGAGGATGCGACCGGCGAGCGAGCGCGGCTCATGGAAGAGCTGCGCCTGTTACCGCCCTCGCACTGGGGCGGAGGTCGAAGCGCGCCCGAGCTTCTCGCTGCATTCATCCGACCCAACGACCCGGCGGTCGACGTTGTCCTGCGCGATGCAGCAACCAAGCTGGGGGACGCCGGACGGGAGACAGGTCTGAACGGTTAGGCCACCGGCAAGAAGTCGCGCGCCTGGGAACTGGCCGAGGCGATCTGGGCGGCGCTCGCGGACAGGCGCATCGCCTACGTGCTGCCGCCGGCGAGCTTCGAGCAGGCCGGACAGAAGGTGCGCGGCCCGAGCGACGTGCTGGAGCGCAAGGTCGGGACCTGCCTCGATCTCTCGCTGCTCTACGCGGCCTGCTTGGAGCAAGCCGGGCTCAATCCGGTGCTCGTGTTGACCGCCGGTCACGCCTTCGTCGGCGTCTGGCTCCAGGATGAAGATTTTTCGAGCGCGGCCGTCGACGACATGCAGCTCCTGCGCAAGCGGCGCGATCTGCAGGATTTGATCCTCGTCGAGACGACGCTGCTGACCCACAATCCGCCAGCGGCATTCAAGGTCGCCACAACGCAAGGTGGCGTCCAGGTCGAGGACGAAGCGCCCGCGGCGCTTGAGGTCGCCATCGACGTTCGGCGCTGCCGCCAGCGCGGCATCCGCCCGATGGATCTCGGCGGCGTAAAAGCCGGTCTGGTCAATCCTGCGCCGATCCAACTCATCAGCCAGCCGCTCGGCGCGACGCCGGTATTCGACGATGAGCATCGAGCTCCCGTCGACGAAGCTCCGGAAACCCCAGTCGGACGCATGGAACGCTGGAAGCGCAAGCTTCTTGACCTGACGCTGCGGAACAAGCTCCTGAACTTCAAGCCCGGGAAAGGCTCCGTCGTCCTCGAATCCATCTCGCCTGGAGCCTTGGAGGATGGCCTCGCTGCGGGGCACGAGTTTCGGTTGAAGCCCGTCTCCGA
The sequence above is drawn from the Methylobacterium mesophilicum SR1.6/6 genome and encodes:
- a CDS encoding HAD-IIIC family phosphatase, with the protein product MTTARALSIGFVGNVVTNPFGKVAGRLADLATVSCEHLPIGQIEQVLAGSAVADVLIVHLDHRWFFDVAPDEAAVARARGLAELVSARLAQAPGTIILNTVPFRPVSSVESDLHDQLEALAQVNGVLFELARAQERVSVVDAAGALTLLGFANAFRERNRYMYQMPYAPAAVDALVERYADAVAARLRARRKVVVVDADNTLWGGVVGEDGVENLEVDSDYPGIVHTQLQRQLLRLKSLGILLCAVTKNNEEDFRAVFAQRAMPLHLDDFVAYRSNWSEKSENIRDLAATLNLGLDSFIFLDDNPFEIEEVRARLPGVECHLFDRTRPEQALSLLDGIASLRARNVTAEDLAKTEQYRGEAQRQELQRSAASMDEYLASLEIRVHVARNNPGSLRRVTQLINKTNQFNLTTRRYTEDEVATAMREGGVYAARVVDRFGDMGIVGVAIVRGGELETFLMSCRALGRRIEAQILRHVCQQEGDRNLKAQYRLSAKNRMVETFLDDNGFEPLSAGPNGKTYRLTRGPDDTPYIHIVAE
- a CDS encoding SDR family NAD(P)-dependent oxidoreductase, with product MNGSGSDDAAATTRIWNEAHQAAFARATGDVNPMHMDARMARRTLAGERAVHGVHAALWALDACADAHPLDRLATLQMRFERFVLVGDRTVLTLHEADAGHLRLSIAVNGVRTLTIQGTFAAERAPARPVDAAPGAIPAEPVARDPATLTGLAGAFALPSPEAIAALAPRLARALGPRRVAALGGLSTLVGMFVPGFHSILSKIDVTVTEGGTGSSLGYAVKRFQPMLQSVTLDAVGPGLVARVEGFVRPRPVEQESLQDLAALVEPGAFAAVSALIVGGSRGLGAATAKLIAAGGGAVCITYASGAEEAETIAREIRDTGGRCQVLRYDAAEPPAAQLAALAMRPSQLYHFATPRIFRQKRAPFEPACLDEMMRVYNTAFYELSQFCLERGDAVAAFYPSTSAIDEAPRDILEYVMAKIAGETLAATLARTLPNLRTVIARLPRVKTDQTATIFPVPAAAPSALMLPIIRQMSAIA
- a CDS encoding HNH endonuclease, whose translation is MARREFSKAVLRAALARADGRCEGVLTDGNRCPCALQVGRFHYDHIVPAALTEDASLENCQVLCRPCHAAKTVGDVGVIARVRRVRDRHVGIADPHRRPIPGGKASPFKRLIGGGVICRDTGERLDRGGKLSTPKATYAVSHDIPDLHKVQPRTFLSEYERFAADLTKLHTAETALTSIVEGAPLKLPGSCARPRGRCR